The following coding sequences lie in one Pseudarthrobacter phenanthrenivorans Sphe3 genomic window:
- a CDS encoding 3-oxoacid CoA-transferase subunit A: protein MLTFVDSVQEAVSGIRDGSTVMIGGFGNAGQPFELIDALLECGATDLTVVNNNAGQGDQGLALLIKEGRVKKMICSFPRQSDSWHFDAKYKAGEIELELVPQGNLAERIRAAGAGIGGFFTPTGYGTMLAEGKETRIIDGRGQVFETPIHADVALIKALKADGKGNLVYRKTARNFGPIMAAAAKQTIVQVSEVVPTGGLDPENVVTPGIYVNTVVRVPAGAGSTAGTSEKVA, encoded by the coding sequence ATGCTGACTTTTGTTGATTCCGTCCAGGAGGCCGTGTCCGGCATCAGGGACGGCTCCACCGTGATGATCGGCGGGTTCGGCAACGCCGGGCAGCCGTTCGAACTGATCGACGCGCTGCTCGAGTGCGGCGCCACGGACCTGACCGTGGTGAACAACAACGCCGGGCAGGGCGACCAGGGCCTGGCCCTGCTGATCAAGGAAGGCCGGGTGAAGAAGATGATCTGCTCCTTCCCGCGCCAGTCCGATTCCTGGCACTTTGATGCCAAGTACAAGGCGGGCGAGATCGAACTGGAGCTGGTACCGCAGGGCAACCTGGCGGAGCGGATCCGCGCGGCCGGGGCAGGAATCGGGGGGTTCTTCACCCCCACCGGCTACGGCACCATGCTCGCCGAGGGCAAGGAAACCCGCATCATCGACGGCCGCGGCCAGGTCTTCGAAACCCCCATCCACGCCGACGTCGCCCTGATCAAGGCACTCAAAGCAGACGGCAAGGGCAACCTCGTGTACCGCAAGACGGCCCGGAACTTCGGCCCGATTATGGCCGCCGCGGCTAAGCAGACCATCGTCCAGGTCTCGGAGGTTGTCCCCACCGGAGGGCTGGACCCGGAAAACGTGGTGACCCCCGGCATCTACGTCAACACAGTGGTCCGCGTCCCCGCGGGCGCCGGCAGCACCGCCGGCACGAGCGAGAAGGTGGCCTGA
- a CDS encoding NAD(P)(+) transhydrogenase (Re/Si-specific) subunit beta, translated as MILLDPVWTSLLYLIAAVFFILALRGLSSPRTARRGNLIGAAGALIAVVTVFLSSRLDNIPWILAAIVVGSAIAAPVARRVRMTQMPQLVALFNGVGGGAAALVALLELSHADDPWVRLAIVFTLLVGAVSFAGSGVTFAKLQELMTTRPVVFPGLPVVMGAVLLAAVAAAGVVIFTGSLPLAVLLLALGLAAGVLLVLPVGGADVPIVISLLNAFTGLAVAASGVVLGNVLLVVAGTLVGASGTILTRAMAAAMGRSVTGILFGAFKGSSTAGSTAVSERPVRSSSAEDVAVLLGYAQRVIIVPGYGLAVAQGQHTAAELAQALEARGIEVDFAIHPVAGRMPGHMNVLLAEANVPYESLKEMGEINPEFKTADVALVVGANDVVNPAAKTSSGSPIYGMPILEVAEARQVVFLKRSMRPGFAGIENDLLYEPQTSLLFGDAKDSLAQVLGAVKAL; from the coding sequence ATGATCCTCCTGGACCCGGTCTGGACCTCGCTCCTTTACCTGATTGCCGCCGTCTTCTTCATCCTGGCGCTGCGCGGCCTCAGTTCCCCGCGGACCGCCCGCCGGGGCAACCTGATCGGCGCCGCCGGAGCCCTGATCGCCGTCGTCACCGTTTTCCTCTCCTCGCGGCTCGACAATATCCCCTGGATCCTCGCGGCCATCGTCGTGGGATCGGCCATTGCCGCCCCCGTGGCCCGGCGGGTCAGGATGACCCAGATGCCGCAGCTGGTGGCACTCTTCAACGGGGTGGGCGGCGGTGCCGCGGCCCTGGTGGCCCTCCTGGAGCTGAGCCACGCGGATGATCCCTGGGTGCGGCTGGCCATCGTGTTCACGTTGCTGGTGGGGGCCGTTTCCTTCGCCGGTTCCGGGGTCACGTTCGCCAAGCTCCAGGAACTGATGACCACCCGGCCGGTGGTGTTCCCCGGACTGCCCGTGGTGATGGGCGCGGTGCTGCTGGCTGCTGTGGCGGCCGCCGGCGTCGTCATTTTCACCGGCTCCCTGCCGCTCGCAGTGCTGCTGCTGGCACTGGGCCTGGCCGCCGGCGTCCTGCTGGTGCTGCCGGTGGGAGGGGCCGACGTTCCCATCGTGATCTCGCTGTTGAACGCCTTCACCGGCCTGGCGGTTGCCGCGTCCGGCGTGGTGCTCGGCAATGTGCTGCTGGTAGTGGCCGGCACGCTGGTGGGTGCCTCCGGTACCATCCTCACCCGCGCCATGGCGGCGGCCATGGGCCGCAGCGTGACGGGCATCCTGTTCGGCGCCTTCAAGGGAAGTTCGACGGCGGGATCCACAGCCGTGAGCGAGCGTCCGGTACGTTCCTCCAGCGCCGAGGACGTGGCCGTGCTCCTGGGCTACGCCCAGCGCGTGATCATTGTGCCCGGCTACGGCCTGGCCGTGGCGCAGGGCCAGCACACGGCGGCCGAACTGGCGCAGGCCCTGGAAGCGCGCGGCATCGAGGTGGATTTCGCCATCCATCCTGTAGCCGGCCGGATGCCCGGACACATGAACGTGCTCCTGGCCGAAGCCAATGTGCCCTACGAGTCCCTCAAGGAAATGGGGGAGATCAATCCGGAGTTCAAGACCGCGGATGTTGCGTTGGTGGTGGGCGCCAATGACGTGGTCAACCCTGCGGCCAAGACGTCCTCCGGATCCCCCATCTATGGGATGCCCATCCTGGAGGTGGCGGAGGCACGGCAGGTGGTGTTCCTGAAGCGGTCCATGCGGCCGGGCTTCGCCGGGATCGAGAACGACCTGCTGTACGAGCCGCAGACGTCGCTGCTGTTCGGCGACGCCAAGGACTCGCTGGCGCAGGTACTCGGGGCGGTCAAGGCACTGTAG
- a CDS encoding diacylglycerol/lipid kinase family protein: MTANSPTAPQRAAIIINPAKTVDVDVRELAARHAAENGWGETLWFETTKEDPGVGQAKEALAQGADIVIAAGGDGTVRCVAEVLTGGDTPMGLLPLGTGNLLARNLGMDVTDYDGAMAGALAGTERKIDVVRARRSDPDMEQLFLVMAGVGYDATIMADTDEELKHKVGWLAYVDAGIRNLPGKPVKATVVIDGKRALHRGVRSVMVGNCGKVQGGLEIFPEAKMDDGLLDVAVLAPHHGRLGWLSVLAGMIVKGKNNSTSVEYFQGKTVEIILEHNDDYQLDGDHEGQGKHVLMTLDPSALTIRM, from the coding sequence ATGACTGCCAACTCACCCACTGCCCCCCAGCGCGCGGCCATCATCATCAATCCGGCCAAGACGGTAGACGTTGATGTGCGGGAGCTCGCAGCCCGGCACGCCGCGGAAAATGGCTGGGGCGAGACCCTGTGGTTTGAAACCACCAAGGAGGATCCCGGCGTCGGGCAGGCGAAGGAAGCCCTTGCCCAGGGCGCCGATATTGTCATTGCCGCCGGCGGGGACGGGACCGTCCGGTGCGTGGCTGAGGTCCTGACCGGCGGCGACACTCCGATGGGCCTGCTCCCGCTCGGGACCGGCAACCTCCTGGCCCGCAACCTCGGCATGGACGTCACCGACTACGACGGCGCCATGGCCGGCGCGCTCGCCGGAACCGAACGGAAGATCGACGTGGTCCGTGCCCGCCGCAGCGACCCGGACATGGAACAGCTGTTCCTGGTGATGGCCGGCGTGGGGTACGACGCCACCATCATGGCCGACACGGACGAGGAACTTAAGCACAAGGTGGGCTGGCTCGCCTATGTGGACGCCGGAATCCGCAACCTGCCCGGCAAGCCCGTTAAGGCCACCGTGGTGATCGACGGGAAGCGGGCTCTGCACCGCGGCGTCCGCAGCGTCATGGTGGGCAACTGCGGCAAGGTCCAGGGCGGCCTGGAAATCTTCCCCGAGGCCAAGATGGACGACGGCCTGCTGGACGTGGCGGTACTGGCACCCCACCACGGAAGGCTGGGCTGGCTCTCTGTACTTGCGGGGATGATCGTCAAGGGCAAGAACAACTCCACCTCGGTGGAGTATTTCCAGGGCAAGACCGTGGAGATCATCCTGGAGCACAACGACGACTACCAGCTGGACGGCGACCATGAGGGCCAGGGCAAGCACGTGCTCATGACCCTGGATCCGTCCGCCCTGACCATCCGGATGTAG
- a CDS encoding FUSC family protein: MKMLAEMFRLAPGNKDHHPALRCAVGVFVPLFALVLMGRLDLAIFASFGAFTGIYGRGEPHSIRFALQLRAGVLMLLVIVLAALAARAGAAWGLGAEPTTWLLVLATTLVAGGCSVAIAWLRLRPAGSLFHIFAFAAIASIPNQPPLWEGLLVSVLTTVFCLLVGFSSRVLPSRRTAWVRPRPIRRTPEEKRAAWLEGFGYLVAAGLAGALATWAGSRLGFGHNYWAMVAAVVPLVGHTTRHRVRRGVQRIIGTILGLVVMAAILLLGLQPWQTVVVMALCQFGAELFIIRQYLLAQVFVTPLALVSTLLVVPSSPGLLLRDRIIETVIGAALGIAVVLAPDAWRLLRGRTTAAGGSVPGPPQVPQR, encoded by the coding sequence GTGAAGATGCTCGCCGAGATGTTCCGCCTTGCTCCCGGCAACAAGGACCACCATCCAGCCCTAAGGTGCGCCGTTGGTGTCTTCGTTCCGCTCTTTGCCCTGGTGCTGATGGGCCGGCTGGACCTGGCCATCTTCGCGTCCTTTGGGGCCTTCACCGGGATCTACGGGCGCGGTGAGCCGCATTCGATCCGCTTTGCCCTGCAGCTCAGGGCCGGCGTGCTGATGCTGCTGGTCATTGTCCTCGCGGCCCTCGCGGCACGGGCAGGAGCCGCCTGGGGCCTGGGCGCGGAGCCCACCACCTGGCTCCTTGTCCTGGCCACCACGCTGGTGGCGGGCGGCTGTTCGGTGGCCATCGCCTGGCTCCGGCTGCGGCCGGCAGGATCGCTGTTCCACATCTTCGCCTTCGCCGCCATCGCCTCCATTCCCAACCAGCCCCCGCTCTGGGAGGGCCTGCTGGTGTCCGTCCTTACCACCGTTTTTTGCCTGCTGGTCGGGTTTTCGTCAAGGGTGCTGCCCAGCCGCCGGACGGCTTGGGTGCGGCCCCGCCCCATCCGCCGCACGCCGGAGGAGAAGCGGGCCGCCTGGCTGGAAGGCTTCGGCTATCTGGTGGCTGCCGGCCTGGCGGGTGCGCTGGCCACCTGGGCGGGAAGCCGCCTCGGCTTCGGCCACAACTACTGGGCCATGGTGGCTGCCGTGGTTCCGCTGGTGGGCCACACCACGCGGCACAGGGTACGCCGCGGGGTGCAGAGGATCATCGGCACCATCCTGGGCCTGGTGGTGATGGCAGCGATCCTGCTGCTGGGCCTGCAGCCGTGGCAGACGGTGGTGGTCATGGCACTGTGCCAGTTCGGTGCCGAGCTGTTCATCATCAGGCAGTATCTTCTGGCCCAGGTTTTCGTCACCCCGTTGGCGCTGGTTTCCACGCTCCTGGTGGTTCCGTCCTCGCCCGGCCTCCTCCTCCGGGACCGGATTATCGAGACGGTCATCGGTGCCGCCCTCGGCATAGCCGTAGTGCTTGCCCCGGACGCTTGGCGCCTGCTGCGGGGACGCACGACGGCGGCGGGCGGCTCCGTGCCAGGCCCTCCGCAGGTGCCGCAGCGGTAG
- a CDS encoding IclR family transcriptional regulator domain-containing protein: MTDAAVTGAPQASDQYVQSLARGLAVIRAFDTEHPVMTLTEVAGRTGLTRATARRFLHTLVELGYVRTDGKTFALTAKVLQLGYAYLSGLSLPQLAQPHLEELSLKLGESTSAAVLDGTDIAYIARVTTRRIMNVGITVGTRFPAYATSMGRVLLAGLPPADLKAYLAEAEIRPLTPRALGSAKELLAVLDTVRAQGWCLLDQELELGLMSVAAPVYDGSKVVAAVNVSLQAQSVAAQPDPDAYLASVAQEIVATAKLVSADLTARG, from the coding sequence ATGACCGACGCAGCAGTAACGGGCGCCCCGCAGGCCAGCGACCAGTACGTCCAGTCCCTGGCCCGCGGCCTCGCCGTGATCCGCGCCTTCGATACCGAGCACCCGGTCATGACCCTTACGGAGGTAGCCGGGCGCACCGGTCTCACGCGTGCCACCGCCCGCCGGTTCCTGCACACCCTGGTGGAGCTGGGCTATGTCCGGACCGACGGCAAGACCTTCGCGCTGACCGCCAAGGTGCTCCAGCTGGGCTACGCCTATCTCTCCGGTTTGTCGCTGCCCCAACTGGCCCAGCCGCACCTGGAGGAACTGTCCCTGAAGCTGGGCGAATCCACGTCCGCTGCGGTGCTGGACGGAACGGACATTGCCTACATCGCGCGGGTCACCACCCGCCGGATCATGAACGTGGGCATCACGGTGGGGACCCGCTTCCCGGCGTATGCCACGTCCATGGGACGGGTGCTGCTTGCCGGGCTGCCGCCCGCGGACCTGAAGGCGTACCTTGCGGAGGCCGAGATCAGGCCGCTTACTCCGCGCGCCCTGGGGAGCGCCAAGGAGCTGCTGGCCGTGCTGGATACAGTCCGCGCCCAAGGCTGGTGCCTGCTGGACCAGGAGCTGGAGCTCGGGCTCATGTCCGTGGCCGCCCCGGTCTACGACGGATCGAAGGTGGTGGCTGCCGTGAACGTGTCCCTGCAGGCCCAGTCCGTTGCGGCGCAGCCGGACCCCGACGCCTACCTCGCATCGGTGGCCCAGGAGATCGTGGCGACGGCGAAGCTCGTCTCCGCGGACCTGACCGCCCGCGGCTAG
- a CDS encoding ACT domain-containing protein, with product MKPTARNTPAAELSCEVCGLMPEPPKTRLTVANVAVMLPIELLVHALVVETALPYVAKVLVLALAATFLVIWVAEPSAARILRGWLHAPALRHRRKLGAAPALWRARTVLADEPGSLQKATRALARTGTNILSIHVHPVAGGVLDEFVLSAPGRVSERELLEALHDGGGTGSRVWPTTALAMADGQTKALSLAARIADAPDELPLAVAELLRARILPPGEPLMAGDDGGTRLKIPTAWHGPITFTRPGEPFTPAEAARAHRLAELAEILSHRRAGSHPN from the coding sequence ATGAAGCCCACCGCACGCAACACGCCCGCGGCTGAACTGAGCTGTGAAGTCTGCGGCCTGATGCCGGAACCTCCCAAGACCCGCCTGACCGTGGCCAATGTGGCTGTGATGCTGCCCATCGAGCTGCTGGTGCACGCCCTGGTGGTGGAAACCGCCCTGCCGTACGTGGCCAAGGTGCTGGTGCTTGCCCTGGCCGCGACTTTCCTGGTGATCTGGGTTGCCGAACCTTCTGCTGCCCGGATCCTCCGCGGCTGGCTCCACGCGCCGGCGCTGCGGCATCGGCGGAAGCTGGGCGCGGCCCCGGCATTATGGCGTGCCCGAACCGTGTTGGCGGACGAGCCCGGTTCACTGCAGAAAGCCACGCGGGCCCTGGCGCGCACGGGCACCAACATCCTCAGCATCCATGTGCACCCGGTGGCGGGCGGGGTGCTTGACGAGTTTGTCCTTTCGGCCCCCGGGCGGGTCAGCGAGCGCGAGCTCCTGGAGGCCCTGCACGACGGCGGCGGCACCGGTTCCCGCGTCTGGCCAACCACCGCCCTGGCGATGGCGGACGGGCAAACAAAGGCTCTCAGCCTCGCGGCCCGGATCGCGGACGCACCGGACGAGCTCCCGTTGGCAGTGGCGGAGCTGCTGCGCGCCCGCATCCTCCCGCCCGGCGAGCCCTTGATGGCAGGGGACGACGGCGGCACCCGGCTGAAGATTCCCACCGCCTGGCACGGCCCCATCACCTTCACCCGGCCCGGGGAGCCGTTCACTCCCGCAGAAGCTGCCCGAGCCCACCGGCTGGCAGAGCTCGCGGAAATCCTGTCCCATCGGCGCGCGGGTTCCCATCCCAACTAG
- a CDS encoding Re/Si-specific NAD(P)(+) transhydrogenase subunit alpha: MKLGIPRERREGERRVAATPETVKQLAALGVEILLEEDAGAAAGYPDIAYSQAGARLVPALDLAQLDVLAHVRPLDPDTAQALKRGAVTVGLASPSSELPTVQALADAGVTAFALELVPRISRAQSMDALSSQALVAGYRCVLEAAIRLPRFFPLYMTAAGTVPPARVLVLGAGVAGLQAIGTAKRLGARVFANDIRPASADEVASMGGTFIRLDLETAEAAGGYARQLSSDAGTRQRQLLAPHVAQADVLITTAAVPGRRAPLLVTTEMVQGMRAGSVVVDLAAESGGNVESVVPGQDIPVPTADGTGHVTLVGLKDAPSAMASDASRLYAKNVANLLALMIRDGAVAADFGDEVLAGACLTHGGEVRHQPTAELLAERASTWREGVL; the protein is encoded by the coding sequence GTGAAACTGGGTATACCGCGGGAACGCCGGGAGGGTGAACGGCGGGTGGCCGCAACCCCGGAAACGGTGAAGCAGCTGGCCGCGCTCGGCGTCGAAATACTTCTGGAGGAAGATGCCGGCGCCGCGGCAGGGTACCCGGATATTGCCTACAGCCAGGCCGGCGCCCGCCTCGTCCCCGCACTTGACCTGGCCCAACTGGATGTCCTGGCCCACGTCCGGCCATTGGACCCGGACACAGCCCAGGCCCTGAAAAGGGGAGCCGTCACCGTTGGCCTGGCGTCGCCGTCGTCCGAGCTGCCCACCGTCCAGGCGCTCGCAGACGCCGGTGTCACGGCCTTCGCCCTTGAACTGGTGCCCCGCATCTCCCGCGCCCAGTCCATGGACGCCCTCAGCTCCCAGGCGCTGGTGGCCGGCTACCGTTGCGTCCTGGAGGCGGCCATCAGGCTGCCCCGGTTCTTCCCGCTCTATATGACCGCCGCCGGCACCGTCCCGCCCGCGAGGGTCCTGGTGCTTGGCGCGGGCGTAGCAGGCCTGCAGGCCATTGGAACCGCAAAACGGCTGGGCGCCCGCGTTTTCGCTAACGACATCCGCCCCGCGTCGGCCGACGAGGTGGCCTCCATGGGCGGGACCTTCATCCGGCTGGACCTGGAAACCGCGGAAGCAGCCGGTGGTTATGCCCGCCAGCTCAGTTCGGACGCCGGCACCCGGCAGAGGCAGCTGCTCGCCCCGCATGTTGCCCAGGCGGACGTGCTGATTACGACGGCGGCCGTCCCCGGCAGGCGCGCACCCCTCCTGGTCACCACAGAGATGGTCCAGGGCATGCGGGCGGGGTCCGTGGTGGTTGACCTCGCGGCGGAGTCGGGCGGCAATGTTGAGTCAGTGGTTCCGGGCCAGGACATTCCGGTGCCCACGGCGGACGGCACGGGGCATGTCACATTGGTGGGATTGAAGGACGCACCGTCCGCCATGGCGTCCGACGCGTCCCGGCTCTACGCCAAGAACGTTGCCAACCTCCTGGCCCTCATGATCCGGGACGGTGCAGTGGCCGCGGATTTCGGCGACGAAGTGCTGGCGGGCGCGTGCCTGACCCACGGCGGGGAAGTCAGGCACCAGCCGACGGCGGAACTCCTGGCCGAGCGGGCCAGCACCTGGCGGGAAGGGGTGCTCTGA
- a CDS encoding MmcQ/YjbR family DNA-binding protein: MATEDDVRSIALALPGVTERPSWGQPAWFAKTLMARIWEPGVLTVKTEEREALAGTEPDIYFWTPHHERSPQLVLVRLDRIDTGLLSELLQEPYRLAGGAGGRRQPGR; the protein is encoded by the coding sequence ATGGCCACGGAAGACGACGTCCGCAGCATTGCCCTGGCGCTGCCCGGTGTGACCGAACGGCCCAGCTGGGGCCAGCCGGCCTGGTTCGCCAAAACCCTGATGGCGCGGATCTGGGAACCGGGCGTCCTCACAGTTAAGACGGAGGAGCGCGAGGCCCTGGCCGGGACCGAACCGGACATCTACTTCTGGACCCCGCATCATGAGCGGTCACCCCAGCTCGTGCTCGTGCGGCTGGACAGGATCGACACCGGGCTGCTCAGCGAACTGCTGCAGGAGCCCTACCGTCTCGCGGGCGGCGCAGGCGGCCGGCGGCAGCCCGGGCGGTAA
- a CDS encoding NAD(P) transhydrogenase subunit alpha part 2: MDGMSLLTITVLAVFVGFEVVSKVSSTLHTPLMSGANAIHGIILVGAIIVAGQAADPLVLGVALLAVVLATANLVGGFVVTDRMLHMFHARKAAGRKDAAGEVEGR; this comes from the coding sequence ATGGATGGAATGAGCCTGCTGACCATCACGGTCCTGGCCGTGTTCGTGGGCTTCGAGGTGGTGTCCAAGGTCTCCAGCACCCTGCACACGCCGCTCATGTCCGGCGCCAATGCCATCCACGGGATCATCCTGGTGGGTGCCATCATCGTGGCCGGCCAGGCAGCGGACCCGCTGGTGCTCGGGGTGGCGCTGCTCGCCGTCGTCCTGGCCACCGCCAACTTGGTGGGCGGCTTTGTGGTGACCGACCGGATGCTGCATATGTTCCATGCCAGGAAAGCGGCCGGGCGCAAAGATGCCGCGGGGGAGGTGGAGGGCAGATGA
- the pcaC gene encoding 4-carboxymuconolactone decarboxylase yields MSSFEQAGAERHGVVQPGATSQEIYDGGMVVRREVLGDAHVDRANANKDEFTDDFQDMITRIAWGGIWTRPGLTRQMRSAVTITAMVAHGHWEELAMHIRAALRNGLSRDEIKEILLQTAIYCGVPSANTAFKTAQEVFRELDTTHTD; encoded by the coding sequence GTGAGCAGCTTTGAACAGGCGGGCGCGGAGCGGCACGGCGTGGTCCAGCCCGGCGCCACCAGCCAGGAAATTTACGACGGCGGGATGGTGGTCCGGCGCGAAGTCCTGGGAGATGCGCACGTGGACCGTGCCAACGCCAACAAGGACGAATTCACGGACGACTTCCAGGACATGATCACCCGGATCGCCTGGGGAGGCATCTGGACCCGGCCCGGCCTGACCCGGCAGATGCGCTCCGCCGTCACCATCACCGCGATGGTGGCGCACGGGCACTGGGAAGAGCTGGCCATGCATATCCGCGCCGCTTTGCGTAACGGCCTGAGCAGGGACGAGATCAAGGAAATCCTGCTCCAGACCGCCATCTACTGCGGAGTTCCGTCCGCCAACACAGCTTTCAAGACAGCCCAAGAGGTGTTCCGCGAGCTGGACACAACCCACACCGACTAA
- a CDS encoding 3-oxoacid CoA-transferase subunit B: MSTATTLQTSATPLGRDDLARLVARDIAPGSFVNLGIGQPTLVSNYLTEEQNITLHTENGMLGMGPEAKGDQIDDDLINAGKIPVTELPGASYFHHADSFAMMRGGHLDICVLGAFQVSVTGDLANWHTGAPGAIPAVGGAMDLATGAKDVFVMMTLLTREGASKLVESCTYPLTGVGCVTRVYTDKAVFLTGPDGVTVRETFGCTLEELQELVPVPLKAAAGS, from the coding sequence ATGAGCACCGCAACAACCCTCCAGACCTCCGCCACCCCGCTGGGCCGGGACGACCTCGCCCGCTTGGTGGCCCGGGACATCGCACCGGGATCCTTTGTGAACCTGGGCATCGGCCAGCCCACCCTTGTCTCCAATTACCTCACCGAGGAGCAGAACATCACGCTGCACACGGAGAACGGGATGCTCGGCATGGGCCCCGAAGCCAAGGGGGACCAGATCGACGATGACCTCATCAACGCCGGCAAAATCCCCGTCACGGAGCTCCCCGGTGCCTCGTACTTCCACCACGCCGACTCGTTTGCGATGATGCGCGGCGGGCACCTGGACATCTGCGTGCTCGGCGCGTTCCAGGTATCTGTCACCGGCGACCTCGCCAACTGGCACACCGGCGCGCCCGGGGCGATCCCCGCCGTCGGAGGCGCCATGGACCTCGCCACCGGCGCTAAGGACGTCTTCGTCATGATGACCCTCTTGACCCGCGAAGGCGCCTCCAAGCTCGTGGAGTCCTGCACGTACCCGCTCACCGGCGTCGGCTGCGTGACCCGCGTTTACACGGACAAGGCGGTCTTCCTCACCGGACCGGACGGCGTGACCGTCCGCGAGACATTCGGCTGCACCCTCGAGGAACTCCAGGAGCTGGTCCCTGTTCCCTTGAAGGCCGCCGCCGGCAGCTGA
- a CDS encoding thiolase family protein translates to MNQAFVYDAVRTPFGKFGSGLAAVRPDDLAAHVIRESVKRAPALDPERIDEVVFGNANGAGEENRNIARMGTLLAGLPVSIPGTTVNRLCGSSLDAAIIASRQINAGDAELMLVGGAESMSRAPWVLPKTEKPYPAGDMTLASTTLGWRLVNKAMPKEWTISLGEATERLREKYKVTRQAQDEFAANSHNLSAAAWDEGFYDNLVAPVPGTDLVRDEGIRPGSTAEKLAALKTVFRDEPEGAEVGGPNGGGTVTAGNASPLSDGASAAWVGSEAAAGLLGLEPVARIAGRGAHANDPQYFGYAPVEAANKALEKAGIGWDQVGAVELNEAFAAQSLACINAWGIDPSIVNRHGGAIAMGHPLGASGTRILGTLARSLQASGERWGVAAICIGVGQGLAVVLENVTAGVKG, encoded by the coding sequence ATGAACCAGGCTTTTGTGTACGACGCCGTGCGCACCCCGTTCGGCAAGTTCGGCTCCGGCCTTGCCGCCGTCCGTCCGGATGACCTTGCCGCGCATGTGATCAGGGAGTCCGTGAAGCGCGCCCCGGCACTGGATCCGGAGCGGATCGACGAGGTGGTGTTCGGTAACGCGAACGGCGCCGGTGAAGAGAACCGCAACATCGCGCGGATGGGCACCTTGCTGGCCGGCCTGCCGGTCTCCATTCCGGGCACCACGGTGAACCGGCTCTGCGGGTCCTCCCTGGACGCGGCCATCATTGCTTCGCGCCAGATCAACGCCGGCGACGCCGAGCTGATGCTGGTAGGCGGGGCAGAGTCGATGTCCCGTGCTCCGTGGGTGCTGCCCAAGACGGAGAAGCCGTACCCGGCCGGGGACATGACCCTCGCGTCCACCACGCTGGGCTGGCGGCTGGTGAACAAGGCCATGCCCAAGGAGTGGACCATCTCCCTGGGCGAGGCCACGGAGCGTTTGCGCGAGAAGTACAAGGTCACCCGGCAGGCGCAGGACGAGTTCGCCGCGAACTCCCACAACCTGTCCGCCGCGGCGTGGGATGAGGGCTTCTATGACAACCTGGTGGCCCCGGTGCCGGGCACTGACCTGGTCCGTGACGAGGGCATCCGCCCCGGCTCCACCGCCGAGAAGCTGGCCGCGTTGAAGACCGTGTTCCGCGATGAGCCCGAAGGCGCCGAAGTGGGCGGTCCCAACGGCGGTGGCACGGTCACCGCGGGGAATGCTTCACCGCTGTCCGACGGCGCCTCCGCAGCCTGGGTGGGCAGCGAGGCCGCCGCCGGGCTGCTGGGGTTGGAGCCCGTGGCCCGGATTGCCGGGCGCGGCGCGCACGCCAACGATCCGCAGTACTTCGGCTACGCGCCGGTGGAAGCGGCGAACAAGGCCCTCGAGAAGGCGGGCATCGGGTGGGACCAGGTGGGCGCCGTCGAACTTAACGAAGCGTTCGCCGCGCAGTCCCTGGCGTGCATCAACGCCTGGGGCATCGACCCCTCGATCGTGAACCGGCACGGCGGCGCGATCGCGATGGGCCACCCGCTCGGTGCGTCCGGCACCCGGATCCTGGGCACCCTCGCCCGGTCCCTGCAGGCCTCCGGGGAGCGCTGGGGAGTCGCGGCGATCTGCATCGGCGTCGGCCAGGGCCTGGCCGTGGTGCTCGAAAACGTAACTGCTGGTGTGAAGGGCTAG